The following proteins come from a genomic window of Micromonospora zamorensis:
- a CDS encoding copper chaperone PCu(A)C encodes MRTTSPLGSRRSATVLTAAILAVGAAGCGSSDSPSAAQPSPSVSASANPDAGVIGIRDPWVKAADKGMTAAFGTLVNDGDSDVTLTSATTSVSSMELHEMAMKDGRMVMRQKQGGIVIKAKGTHALEPGGDHLMLMSLTRPVQAGDELTFTLTFADGRTQQFRAVAKPFTGAQESYAPGHGEPMPGMSATPGMSMSPAS; translated from the coding sequence ATGCGCACCACCAGCCCGCTCGGTTCACGCCGCTCGGCCACCGTCCTCACCGCCGCCATCCTGGCGGTGGGCGCCGCCGGTTGTGGCTCGTCCGACTCTCCGTCGGCGGCGCAGCCGAGCCCGTCCGTGTCGGCCTCGGCCAACCCGGACGCCGGTGTGATCGGCATTCGTGACCCGTGGGTCAAGGCGGCCGACAAGGGGATGACGGCGGCCTTCGGGACCCTGGTCAACGACGGCGACAGCGATGTCACGCTGACCAGTGCCACGACCTCGGTGTCGTCGATGGAGCTGCACGAGATGGCCATGAAGGACGGCAGGATGGTCATGCGGCAGAAGCAGGGCGGCATCGTGATCAAGGCCAAAGGCACGCACGCGCTGGAGCCCGGTGGCGACCACCTCATGCTGATGAGCCTCACCAGGCCCGTCCAGGCCGGCGACGAGTTGACCTTCACCCTGACCTTCGCCGACGGCAGGACCCAGCAGTTCCGCGCGGTGGCCAAGCCGTTCACCGGCGCGCAGGAGAGCTACGCCCCCGGGCACGGCGAGCCCATGCCCGGCATGAGCGCTACGCCGGGGATGAGCATGAGCCCGGCATCGTGA
- a CDS encoding Dyp-type peroxidase: protein MSRRGLLTGGALAVGGAVAGGAAIAATRAGQTGAPPATAADTTLASTVGGLVEPFHGARQAGVATEPQAHAAFVALTLRAGTDRSALGRMLRLLTDDAARLTRGQPALADTESELGLLPARLTVTFGFGPGLYRAAGVDDRRPASVVDLPSFRVDRLQPAWSGGDLLLQICADDAITVAHAQRVLIKDSRPFATVRWIQQGFRRSPGVEPGGHTQRNLFGQLDGTANPRPGTPLDTALWVPDGPAWLRDSTTLVVRRISMNMETWDLLGRADRELAVGRRLDTGAPLTGTAEHDEPDFAATGPDGLTVIPDFSHLTRAHVTDDRLKILRRPYNYDGVPTAEGHADSGLVFTSYQADIARQFLPIQRRLADRDLLNEWTTPIGSAVFAIPPGCPPDGWIGEQVLG, encoded by the coding sequence GTGAGCAGGCGCGGCCTGCTCACCGGCGGGGCTCTCGCCGTCGGTGGTGCCGTGGCCGGCGGGGCCGCGATCGCCGCGACCCGCGCCGGGCAGACCGGAGCACCTCCGGCGACCGCTGCCGACACGACGCTGGCGTCGACCGTCGGCGGCCTGGTCGAGCCGTTCCACGGCGCCCGGCAGGCCGGGGTGGCCACCGAACCGCAGGCGCACGCGGCATTCGTCGCGTTGACCCTGCGGGCCGGAACCGACCGGAGCGCGTTGGGCCGGATGCTGCGGCTGCTCACCGACGACGCGGCCCGGCTCACCCGGGGCCAACCCGCCCTGGCCGACACCGAGTCCGAACTCGGGCTGCTACCGGCGCGACTGACGGTGACCTTCGGCTTCGGGCCCGGCCTGTACCGGGCCGCCGGCGTCGACGACCGGCGGCCGGCCTCGGTGGTCGACCTGCCGTCGTTCCGCGTCGACCGGCTCCAGCCGGCCTGGTCCGGCGGTGATCTGCTGTTGCAGATCTGCGCGGACGACGCGATCACCGTCGCCCACGCCCAACGAGTCCTGATCAAAGACAGTCGGCCCTTCGCCACCGTCCGCTGGATCCAGCAGGGTTTCCGGCGCAGCCCCGGCGTCGAGCCGGGCGGCCACACCCAACGCAACCTGTTCGGCCAGCTCGACGGCACCGCCAACCCCCGGCCCGGCACACCGCTGGACACCGCCCTCTGGGTGCCGGACGGCCCAGCGTGGCTGCGCGACAGCACCACGCTGGTGGTGCGGCGCATCAGCATGAACATGGAGACCTGGGACCTGCTCGGCCGTGCCGATCGCGAGCTCGCCGTCGGGCGGCGGCTCGACACCGGCGCTCCCCTCACCGGCACCGCCGAGCACGACGAGCCGGACTTCGCCGCCACCGGCCCCGACGGGCTCACCGTCATCCCCGACTTCTCGCACCTCACCCGGGCGCATGTCACCGACGACCGGCTGAAGATCCTGCGCCGGCCCTACAACTACGACGGGGTGCCGACAGCCGAGGGCCACGCCGACAGCGGGTTGGTCTTCACCTCGTACCAGGCCGACATCGCCAGGCAGTTCCTGCCCATCCAACGCCGGCTGGCCGACCGGGACCTGCTCAACGAATGGACCACGCCGATCGGGTCCGCCGTCTTCGCCATCCCACCCGGATGTCCACCGGACGGTTGGATCGGCGAGCAGGTGCTCGGATGA
- a CDS encoding copper resistance CopC family protein translates to MTVPPSRRTAVRLGAAVLAVVVALLVPAAPAWAHNSLKSATPAREATVPSPPTEVTLEFMQRLDPTFTTIVLTDAARRKLATGDPVVVGAKSTVQVTDPLPNGTYTVAYRVVSADGHPVQGSYPFTVADPASSAAPVADPGTSAAAPSAVAAVPTDGGPGAGVLVAGAALAALVVVAAGLLWRRAARR, encoded by the coding sequence ATGACCGTGCCGCCGTCCCGTCGCACCGCCGTCCGGCTCGGCGCGGCGGTGCTCGCCGTCGTCGTGGCACTGCTCGTCCCGGCTGCCCCGGCTTGGGCGCACAACTCGCTCAAGTCGGCGACGCCGGCCCGGGAAGCGACAGTGCCGAGCCCACCGACCGAGGTCACCCTCGAATTCATGCAGCGGCTCGACCCCACCTTCACCACCATCGTGCTCACCGACGCTGCCAGGCGGAAGCTCGCCACCGGTGACCCGGTGGTCGTCGGGGCGAAGAGCACGGTCCAGGTGACCGACCCACTGCCGAACGGGACGTACACGGTCGCCTACCGGGTCGTCTCCGCCGACGGGCACCCGGTCCAGGGGTCGTACCCGTTCACGGTGGCCGACCCGGCGTCCAGCGCCGCGCCGGTCGCCGACCCCGGTACGTCGGCCGCTGCCCCGTCCGCCGTCGCCGCGGTGCCGACCGACGGCGGCCCGGGTGCCGGCGTACTCGTCGCGGGTGCCGCGCTGGCCGCTCTCGTCGTGGTGGCGGCTGGGCTGCTGTGGCGGCGGGCCGCCCGTCGCTGA
- a CDS encoding cupin domain-containing protein, producing the protein MANSDPQPRRGDQGGPPIPGRNIALERQNPDLVVPPTTDSRLVPNLKFSFSQAHTRVEKGGWTREVTARDLPIATQMAGVQFGLEPGGYREIHWHQQSEWAYMLSGSCRISAVDHEGRNFIEDVKAGDLWFFPQGVPHNIQALDEGAQFLLVFNDGAFSENNTFLLSDFFAHTPRHVLAKNFGWTMEQMENLPEREKYIFQGDVPPPLQQDRVISPTGDIPRSFKHRMTAQTPQRFRGGTVRVTDSTNFAASVTTAAALVEVEPGGMRELHWHPTTDEWQYYISGTGRMGVFAAQAAARTFDFQAGDVGYVPFAYGHYIENTGDEPLVFLEMFRHPRFEDISVMQWMANTPHEIIADTINVQKSMVDALPTTKQTVV; encoded by the coding sequence ATGGCGAACAGCGATCCCCAGCCGCGACGCGGCGACCAGGGCGGCCCGCCCATCCCCGGCCGCAACATCGCACTTGAGCGGCAGAACCCCGACCTGGTGGTGCCGCCGACGACCGACAGTCGACTGGTGCCCAACCTGAAGTTCTCGTTCTCCCAGGCGCACACCCGGGTGGAGAAGGGTGGCTGGACCCGCGAGGTCACCGCCCGGGATCTGCCGATCGCCACCCAGATGGCCGGCGTCCAATTCGGTCTGGAGCCGGGCGGATACCGCGAGATCCACTGGCACCAGCAGTCGGAGTGGGCGTACATGCTCAGCGGCAGTTGCCGGATCAGCGCGGTCGACCACGAGGGACGCAACTTCATCGAGGACGTGAAGGCGGGCGACCTGTGGTTCTTTCCGCAGGGTGTGCCGCACAACATCCAGGCGCTGGACGAGGGCGCGCAGTTCCTGCTCGTCTTCAACGACGGGGCGTTCTCGGAGAACAACACCTTCCTGCTCAGCGACTTCTTCGCCCACACGCCCCGGCACGTCCTGGCCAAGAACTTCGGCTGGACGATGGAACAGATGGAGAACCTGCCCGAGCGGGAGAAGTACATCTTCCAGGGCGACGTGCCGCCGCCCCTGCAACAGGACCGGGTGATCAGCCCCACCGGTGACATCCCGCGCAGCTTCAAACACCGGATGACCGCCCAGACCCCGCAACGCTTCCGCGGCGGGACGGTACGGGTCACCGACTCGACCAACTTCGCCGCGTCCGTGACCACCGCCGCCGCCCTCGTCGAGGTCGAGCCCGGGGGAATGCGCGAACTGCACTGGCATCCCACCACCGACGAGTGGCAGTACTACATCTCCGGCACCGGTCGGATGGGCGTCTTCGCGGCCCAGGCCGCCGCCCGGACGTTCGACTTCCAGGCCGGCGACGTGGGCTACGTGCCGTTCGCGTACGGGCACTACATCGAGAACACCGGCGACGAACCGCTGGTGTTCCTGGAGATGTTCCGGCACCCGCGCTTCGAGGACATCTCGGTGATGCAGTGGATGGCCAACACGCCCCACGAGATCATCGCGGACACGATCAACGTGCAGAAGTCGATGGTCGACGCCTTGCCGACCACAAAGCAGACGGTGGTCTGA
- a CDS encoding helix-turn-helix transcriptional regulator codes for MSESSFNAGAIPADDIAADAEQRQRWLFAAADQLRLDGRGQAALRVLAVEIAANGRGERHRALLLGRLAQIAALEPPSIALAGLRESLNQRLDGPSRATLLAVVATIAARTGHPDADALLREAGTAHATSGDRSSARHLALGRAARALSHGDLPGAHAVLTAMDPDARAARRDATSVRAEGILVQLGLGRHQDARTAIGQAFDDTTSTGTPLSGTLTALDCLRMVAVGELPEAAALAATRLGSDSVDISQETRALLVTVIAEVHHRRGDHHAARAVLRACLTRRRWPDSTVWTPAFCVAVRDPALSEPSSLLNSIVADLHRSVRSLLPVPQFGPRLVRVAVAAGDTQAARRVTELVALVATRTPVPLWQALADQTRGLLDRDPDALRSAIAGLRTTTAWPALADALLDLANSPRLHPTEAWDAAHEAAALYARIGAPGDQATADRRCAELAATPRRRSSVDESPRTGIDALTPAEERVAEMLAAGATKKEAAGHLFVSFHTVDTQLRSIYHKLGINNRMQLVRAWDRYRSTIG; via the coding sequence TTGTCCGAATCATCCTTCAACGCCGGAGCGATCCCGGCTGACGACATCGCCGCCGACGCCGAGCAACGACAACGGTGGCTGTTCGCCGCGGCGGATCAGCTCCGGCTCGACGGGCGCGGCCAGGCTGCCCTGCGCGTCCTCGCGGTGGAGATCGCCGCGAATGGCCGCGGTGAGCGACACCGTGCCCTGCTGCTCGGTCGCCTGGCACAGATCGCGGCGCTGGAGCCTCCGTCGATCGCCCTCGCGGGCCTACGGGAGTCGCTGAACCAACGGCTGGACGGCCCCAGCCGAGCCACTCTGCTCGCCGTCGTCGCCACCATCGCTGCCCGCACCGGACATCCGGACGCCGACGCCCTGCTGCGCGAGGCGGGCACCGCGCACGCCACATCGGGCGACCGGTCTTCCGCCCGCCACCTCGCTCTCGGCCGGGCCGCCCGCGCGCTGTCGCACGGAGATCTGCCCGGCGCGCACGCCGTCCTGACGGCCATGGACCCGGACGCCAGGGCGGCCCGACGGGACGCCACCTCGGTCCGAGCCGAAGGAATCCTGGTGCAGCTCGGTCTCGGTCGGCACCAGGATGCCCGGACGGCGATCGGTCAGGCCTTCGACGACACCACCTCGACCGGTACGCCGCTGAGCGGCACCCTGACCGCCCTGGACTGCCTGCGCATGGTCGCGGTGGGCGAGTTGCCCGAGGCTGCCGCCCTCGCGGCCACCAGGCTCGGATCCGATTCGGTGGACATCAGCCAGGAGACACGTGCCCTGCTGGTCACGGTCATCGCGGAGGTGCACCACCGCCGGGGCGATCACCACGCGGCGCGCGCCGTCCTTCGTGCCTGCCTGACCCGGAGACGGTGGCCGGACAGTACGGTGTGGACTCCCGCCTTCTGCGTCGCCGTCCGCGATCCGGCCCTCAGCGAGCCGTCGAGCCTCCTCAACAGCATCGTCGCCGACCTGCACCGGTCGGTGCGGTCGCTCCTGCCGGTGCCGCAGTTCGGCCCCCGCCTGGTCCGCGTGGCAGTGGCCGCTGGCGACACGCAGGCCGCGCGCCGGGTCACCGAACTTGTCGCACTGGTGGCCACACGGACTCCGGTCCCGCTGTGGCAGGCACTGGCGGACCAGACCAGAGGGCTGCTCGATCGCGACCCCGACGCACTCCGCTCGGCGATCGCCGGGCTGCGCACCACCACCGCGTGGCCGGCCCTGGCCGACGCGTTGCTCGACCTCGCCAACAGCCCCCGGCTGCATCCGACCGAGGCGTGGGACGCCGCGCACGAGGCGGCTGCCCTCTACGCCCGCATCGGCGCGCCGGGCGACCAGGCGACCGCCGACCGGAGATGCGCCGAACTCGCGGCCACCCCACGCCGTCGGTCGTCGGTCGACGAGTCGCCCCGCACGGGCATCGACGCGCTCACGCCCGCCGAGGAGCGGGTGGCCGAGATGCTCGCCGCCGGTGCCACCAAGAAGGAGGCGGCCGGGCACCTCTTCGTCTCGTTCCACACGGTGGACACCCAGCTCCGGTCCATCTACCACAAGCTGGGTATCAACAACCGGATGCAGCTGGTGCGAGCCTGGGACCGGTACAGGTCGACAATCGGCTGA
- a CDS encoding aldo/keto reductase: MTGLRRRQLGASGPEVSIIGLGAMGMSDLYGPADEAESIATLHAAIDAGVNLVDTADFYGSGHNEMLIGRVLRERRREELVISVKFGARRTPDGGFQAAPYDVSAAAVKDRLAYSLRRLGTDYIDIYRPSRLNPQVPVEETVGALLDMQQAGYIRHIGLSEVSADSIRRAAAVAPISDVQIEYSLLSRGPEATILPALRELGIGLTAYGVLSRGLLSGHWSADRELTGTDFRANSPRFQGEHLAANLRLVDALGRVAQRLGATTSQVAIAWVAAQGEQIVPLVGARRRDRLAESLAAADLTLDQETLDEIERAVPAGAASGQRYAAPMMDLLDSEK; the protein is encoded by the coding sequence ATGACGGGTCTACGACGGCGACAGTTGGGTGCCTCCGGGCCGGAAGTGTCGATCATCGGCCTCGGCGCGATGGGCATGTCGGACCTGTACGGGCCGGCCGACGAGGCGGAGAGCATCGCGACCCTGCACGCGGCGATCGACGCCGGTGTGAACCTGGTCGACACCGCCGACTTCTACGGGTCGGGCCACAACGAGATGCTGATCGGCCGGGTGCTGCGGGAGCGCCGCCGGGAGGAGCTGGTGATCAGCGTCAAGTTCGGCGCGCGCCGGACACCGGACGGCGGGTTCCAGGCGGCACCGTACGACGTGTCGGCGGCGGCGGTGAAGGACCGGCTGGCGTACTCGCTGCGCCGGTTGGGCACCGACTACATCGACATCTACCGGCCGTCGCGACTGAACCCGCAGGTGCCGGTCGAGGAGACCGTGGGCGCCCTGCTCGACATGCAACAGGCCGGCTACATCCGGCACATCGGGCTCTCCGAGGTGAGCGCGGACAGCATCCGTCGGGCCGCCGCCGTGGCACCGATCAGTGACGTCCAGATCGAGTACTCGCTGCTGTCGCGTGGCCCGGAGGCCACGATCCTGCCGGCGCTGCGCGAGCTGGGCATCGGCCTGACCGCCTACGGTGTGCTGTCCCGAGGTCTGCTCAGCGGGCACTGGTCGGCCGACCGTGAGCTGACCGGCACGGACTTCCGGGCGAACAGCCCACGGTTCCAGGGCGAGCACCTGGCCGCGAACCTGCGCCTCGTGGACGCGCTCGGCCGGGTCGCCCAGCGGCTGGGGGCGACCACGAGTCAGGTGGCGATCGCCTGGGTCGCCGCGCAGGGCGAGCAGATCGTGCCACTGGTCGGCGCGCGGCGGCGGGATCGGCTGGCCGAGTCGTTGGCCGCAGCCGACCTGACGCTGGATCAGGAGACGTTGGACGAGATCGAGCGTGCCGTGCCGGCCGGTGCTGCCTCCGGCCAGCGGTACGCGGCGCCGATGATGGACCTGCTCGACAGCGAGAAGTGA
- a CDS encoding TetR/AcrR family transcriptional regulator yields the protein MAQLTPDANTPPRRGRGRRPADQVRAEILTAAGDLLLAEGMAGFTIEKVAAQAGASRMTIYKWWPSKGALALDGYFTVVAPTLAFTDTADIVADLTNQLVAFVHLVRDTPAGRVIAHLIAQAQTDPELADAYRQRYSGPRRALAVEALTRAMARGQLRADIDPESVVDQLWGACYHRLLVPDLPLTEDFARTLVDNLVRGLR from the coding sequence GTGGCCCAGCTCACCCCGGACGCGAACACGCCACCCCGGCGTGGCCGTGGCCGCCGACCCGCCGACCAGGTACGCGCGGAGATCCTCACGGCCGCCGGTGATCTGCTGCTGGCCGAGGGCATGGCCGGCTTCACCATCGAGAAGGTCGCCGCCCAGGCCGGGGCGAGCCGGATGACGATCTACAAGTGGTGGCCCTCCAAGGGGGCACTCGCCCTGGACGGCTACTTCACCGTCGTCGCGCCCACGCTGGCCTTCACCGACACCGCCGACATCGTCGCCGACCTGACCAACCAGCTTGTCGCCTTCGTCCACCTCGTGCGCGACACCCCCGCCGGGCGGGTCATCGCCCACCTCATCGCGCAGGCGCAGACCGACCCCGAGCTGGCCGACGCCTATCGGCAGCGCTACTCGGGCCCCCGCCGGGCCCTCGCCGTTGAAGCCCTCACCCGAGCCATGGCCCGGGGGCAGCTACGCGCCGACATCGACCCCGAGTCCGTGGTCGACCAACTCTGGGGCGCCTGCTACCACCGGCTCCTCGTCCCCGACCTGCCGCTCACCGAGGACTTCGCCCGCACCCTGGTCGACAACCTCGTCCGTGGGCTGCGCTGA
- a CDS encoding VOC family protein, protein MSPKSAQGDASGMSGVEGVDMKLEVIVIPVSDVDRAKTFYLRLGWRLDQTPPGIVQLTPHGSGCSVQFGAGLTPAAPGSAMAYLVVSDIEATRNALVSAGVEVGGVFHVSPAGPVDGLDPERRSYVSRATFRDPDGNTWLMQEITNRLPGRIESGLTSYGSATDLASAMRRAAAAHGEHEERTGQRDENWPDWYAAYMVSEQSGATPPE, encoded by the coding sequence ATGAGCCCGAAGAGTGCTCAGGGCGACGCGAGCGGCATGTCGGGCGTCGAGGGCGTCGACATGAAGCTGGAGGTGATCGTCATCCCGGTGTCGGACGTCGACCGCGCGAAGACGTTCTACCTACGCCTCGGGTGGCGCCTCGACCAGACGCCGCCGGGCATCGTCCAGCTGACGCCGCACGGTTCCGGGTGCTCCGTGCAGTTCGGCGCCGGGCTCACGCCGGCGGCGCCCGGCTCGGCCATGGCCTACCTGGTCGTGTCCGACATCGAGGCGACCCGCAACGCCCTGGTCTCCGCCGGTGTCGAGGTCGGCGGGGTCTTCCACGTCAGCCCGGCCGGCCCGGTCGACGGGCTGGACCCGGAGCGGCGCAGCTACGTCTCGCGCGCCACGTTCCGCGACCCGGACGGCAACACCTGGCTGATGCAGGAGATCACGAACAGGCTTCCGGGTCGGATCGAGAGTGGGCTGACGTCGTACGGCTCGGCGACCGACCTGGCGAGCGCGATGCGACGCGCGGCTGCCGCCCACGGCGAGCACGAGGAGCGCACCGGCCAGCGGGACGAGAACTGGCCAGACTGGTACGCGGCGTACATGGTCAGCGAGCAGTCGGGGGCCACGCCACCCGAGTGA
- a CDS encoding GlxA family transcriptional regulator: protein MGSPAAEPHRVTALVFDGMKLLDLAGPFEVFAEAARFGARYELEVRSSDGAAVRASTGMRVPVDGDVDSATDVGTALVVGGDALPTSPISAELTAAATALSRRAARTASVCTGAFVLAGAGLLDGRRATTHWQHARLLAAAFPRVRVEPDAIFVQDGTIFTSAGVSAGIDLALALVERDHGEEIARSVAQSLVVFLQRPGGQSQFSPSLALPRPGTPVLRQVTDAVAADPAGDHSVTALASRAHVSPRHLSRLFRQELGSSPGKYVEGVRVDAAIRLLHAGQSVTACAQQVGIGSPETLRRMFLARVGVSPRAYQQRFRTTARDPATVLDDEDLVEP, encoded by the coding sequence GTGGGCAGTCCGGCGGCAGAGCCGCACCGGGTGACGGCTCTGGTCTTCGACGGGATGAAGCTACTCGACCTGGCCGGGCCGTTCGAGGTATTCGCGGAGGCCGCCAGGTTCGGCGCACGGTACGAGCTGGAGGTGCGCTCCAGCGACGGCGCCGCGGTGCGCGCCTCGACGGGTATGCGCGTCCCCGTGGACGGCGACGTCGACTCGGCGACCGACGTCGGGACCGCCCTCGTGGTTGGCGGCGATGCGCTCCCGACGAGCCCGATCAGTGCTGAACTCACCGCCGCCGCGACGGCTCTGTCCCGCCGGGCCGCTCGTACGGCCTCGGTTTGCACCGGCGCCTTCGTGCTGGCCGGCGCCGGCCTGCTGGACGGCCGGCGCGCGACGACGCACTGGCAGCATGCCCGACTGCTCGCTGCCGCGTTCCCGAGGGTGCGGGTGGAGCCCGATGCCATCTTCGTGCAGGACGGGACGATCTTCACGTCCGCCGGTGTGTCCGCGGGCATCGACCTCGCGCTGGCCCTGGTGGAGCGCGACCATGGCGAGGAGATCGCCCGGTCGGTCGCGCAGTCACTGGTCGTGTTCCTGCAACGGCCCGGCGGTCAGTCGCAGTTCTCTCCCTCGCTGGCCCTGCCCCGACCGGGCACCCCGGTGCTGCGACAGGTGACCGACGCGGTGGCAGCGGACCCGGCCGGCGACCACTCGGTGACCGCCCTCGCCAGTCGGGCTCATGTCAGCCCGCGTCACCTCTCCCGGCTGTTCCGGCAGGAGTTGGGCAGCAGCCCCGGCAAGTACGTGGAGGGCGTGCGGGTCGACGCGGCCATCCGCCTGCTGCACGCGGGCCAGTCGGTCACCGCCTGCGCCCAACAGGTCGGCATCGGCAGCCCGGAGACATTGCGCCGGATGTTCCTCGCCCGGGTTGGAGTGTCGCCACGGGCCTACCAGCAACGGTTCCGCACGACGGCACGTGACCCGGCGACGGTGCTGGACGACGAGGACCTCGTCGAACCGTGA
- a CDS encoding HD domain-containing protein produces MSQTIAGIEIPDSRLANDATELVRQATDDLLFHHSRRVFVFGSLQGRRLGLKADPELLYVGAMFHDLGLTERYRRDDQRFELDGADEARRFLRSNGIGEREARLVWEGIALHTTPEVPYRLEPEVALVTAGVETDVLGIGYHELSPADIAAVTTAHPRPNFKRAIVDAFADGFRHRPDTTFGTVNGDVLEHRVPGYRHIDFVRVIEESAWPE; encoded by the coding sequence ATGAGCCAGACGATCGCCGGCATCGAGATCCCCGACTCACGGCTCGCCAACGACGCCACCGAGCTCGTCCGCCAGGCCACCGACGACCTGCTGTTCCATCACTCCCGGCGGGTCTTCGTCTTCGGCTCGCTCCAGGGTCGGCGGCTCGGCCTGAAGGCCGACCCCGAGCTGCTCTACGTGGGCGCGATGTTCCACGACCTGGGGCTGACCGAACGCTACCGTCGCGACGATCAGCGCTTCGAACTCGACGGCGCGGACGAGGCACGCCGCTTCCTCCGGTCGAACGGCATCGGCGAGCGCGAGGCGCGGCTCGTGTGGGAGGGCATCGCCCTGCACACCACACCGGAGGTCCCGTACCGCCTGGAGCCCGAGGTCGCCCTCGTCACCGCCGGGGTCGAGACGGACGTGCTCGGCATCGGCTACCACGAGTTGTCGCCCGCCGACATCGCGGCGGTCACCACGGCGCACCCGCGGCCGAACTTCAAGCGAGCCATCGTCGACGCGTTCGCCGACGGCTTCCGGCACCGGCCGGACACCACCTTCGGCACCGTCAACGGTGACGTGCTGGAGCACCGGGTGCCCGGCTACCGCCACATCGACTTCGTCCGGGTCATCGAGGAGTCCGCCTGGCCCGAATGA
- a CDS encoding pyridoxal-phosphate dependent enzyme, protein MIAPVSLGTWPTPLEAAPRLAARLGLADLWFKRDDLNGLGGGGNKIRKLQYTCAEALAVGATTVITSGAPQSNHARLTAAAAARLGLACVLVLDGPPSDDQRGNLLLDGLAGAEIVWGGHRPLAEVVAHEAESRSAYLIPFGGTSPASTQGYVDCARELRAQVPDIDSAEVVVALGSGGTMAGLVRELGAERVVGVSVGAVPDPRATVAGLLVGEVEPGALRIDGSQVGAGYRTFTDAARAALETTAREEGVFLDPTYTGRAMAALLAGSFPHGDRVIFLHTGGLPGLFGHPQA, encoded by the coding sequence ATGATCGCCCCCGTTTCCCTCGGCACCTGGCCGACTCCGCTGGAGGCCGCGCCCCGGCTCGCCGCCCGGCTGGGCCTGGCCGACCTCTGGTTCAAGCGTGACGACCTCAACGGCCTCGGTGGGGGCGGCAACAAGATCCGCAAGTTGCAGTACACCTGCGCCGAGGCGCTCGCAGTCGGCGCCACCACCGTGATCACCTCCGGCGCACCGCAGAGCAACCACGCCCGCCTCACCGCCGCCGCGGCCGCCCGGCTCGGCCTCGCCTGCGTGCTGGTGCTCGACGGCCCGCCCTCGGACGACCAGCGCGGCAACCTGCTGCTCGACGGGCTCGCCGGCGCCGAGATCGTCTGGGGCGGGCACCGACCGCTCGCCGAGGTGGTGGCGCACGAGGCGGAGAGCCGATCGGCGTACCTCATCCCGTTCGGCGGCACCTCGCCCGCGTCCACCCAGGGTTACGTGGACTGCGCTCGGGAGCTGCGCGCCCAGGTGCCGGACATCGACTCGGCCGAGGTCGTGGTCGCGCTCGGCTCCGGTGGGACGATGGCCGGCCTCGTACGGGAACTGGGCGCCGAGCGGGTGGTCGGCGTGAGTGTCGGCGCCGTGCCCGACCCGCGCGCGACTGTCGCCGGGCTGCTCGTCGGCGAGGTCGAGCCGGGCGCACTGCGGATCGACGGCTCCCAGGTGGGCGCCGGGTACCGCACGTTCACCGACGCGGCGCGGGCGGCGTTGGAGACAACCGCGCGCGAAGAGGGGGTCTTCCTGGACCCGACGTACACCGGTCGGGCGATGGCTGCGCTGCTGGCCGGCAGCTTCCCGCACGGCGACCGGGTGATCTTTCTGCACACCGGCGGCCTTCCTGGTCTCTTCGGCCACCCGCAGGCCTAG
- a CDS encoding hemerythrin domain-containing protein, with protein sequence MPDADAPTTPGPEEDVVDLLLAQHAQIEQLFLLVIGSTGDIRRDAFDDLVKLLAAHETAEEEVVHPLARTLPGGGGDAMVDDRLDEERQAKETLQTLIKGGVDADGFDTGIVLLRDAVLTHARYEERYEFPQLRQHVPVDRLRGLATAVRAAEASAPTRPHPSAQSAKGNLAAGPVLAVIDRVRDAVRKPSES encoded by the coding sequence ATGCCTGACGCCGACGCTCCGACCACGCCCGGGCCCGAGGAGGACGTGGTCGACCTGCTGCTCGCGCAGCACGCCCAGATCGAGCAGCTCTTCCTGCTGGTCATCGGCAGCACCGGCGACATCCGGCGGGACGCCTTCGACGATCTGGTCAAGCTCCTCGCCGCGCACGAGACCGCCGAGGAGGAGGTCGTCCACCCGCTCGCCCGGACGCTGCCCGGTGGGGGTGGGGACGCGATGGTCGACGACCGGCTCGACGAGGAGCGGCAGGCGAAGGAGACCCTGCAAACCCTGATCAAGGGCGGTGTGGACGCGGACGGCTTCGACACCGGGATCGTCCTGCTGCGCGACGCCGTACTCACGCACGCCCGATACGAGGAACGCTACGAGTTCCCCCAGCTGCGCCAGCACGTCCCGGTCGACCGGCTGCGCGGCCTCGCCACCGCCGTGCGGGCGGCGGAGGCGTCCGCGCCGACGCGGCCGCATCCCAGCGCCCAGTCCGCGAAGGGCAACCTGGCCGCTGGCCCGGTGCTGGCCGTCATCGACCGGGTACGCGACGCGGTGCGCAAGCCGTCGGAGAGCTGA